In a single window of the Aridibaculum aurantiacum genome:
- a CDS encoding membrane lipoprotein lipid attachment site-containing protein, with protein sequence MKTIILLIFSLVILSGCSKNVAVPEAENETKNGQVTSAKDAKAFATIRYTGSFEDGGFGWVLQMTDQVFEVPINLEKDFMVEGMDVYVVYGYTDKEVHCKCREPRWYVEIVDIQKASRYGEGNE encoded by the coding sequence ATGAAAACGATTATACTTCTAATTTTCAGCTTGGTGATATTATCGGGCTGTTCTAAAAATGTAGCTGTACCAGAAGCTGAAAATGAAACCAAAAACGGACAAGTAACTTCAGCAAAAGATGCAAAGGCATTTGCTACAATCCGCTATACAGGCAGCTTTGAAGATGGAGGATTTGGTTGGGTCTTGCAGATGACAGACCAGGTTTTTGAAGTACCCATCAATCTTGAAAAAGATTTCATGGTAGAAGGAATGGATGTATACGTAGTGTATGGTTATACTGACAAAGAAGTGCATTGCAAATGCCGTGAACCAAGATGGTATGTAGAGATTGTAGATATACAGAAAGCAAGCAGGTACGGTGAAGGAAATGAATGA
- a CDS encoding acetate/propionate family kinase, with amino-acid sequence MNIFVVNSGSSSIKYQLFKMPDEKPICSGLVERIGLENSMITHKVFAGGEEKKISATLDLPDHEAGLHEVARLLADPEIGVIKDPAEINAVGHRVVHGGESFASTTVINAEVKKEIQRLFSLAPLHNPANYLGIEVAEKIFTNATQVAVFDTAFHQTMPEHAYRYAIPQNFYHEMRIRAYGFHGTSHKYVTEQALQYLQNPQAKIITIHLGNGCSMAAVDAGKSVDTSMGFGPLSGLIMGTRSGDIDPSVIFHMVNQLGYDIEQVNTLLNKRSGMLGLTGFSDMRDIIKAMDEDNHNAALAYQMYAYRIRKYIGSYAAVLNGLDAIVFTAGVGENDVKIRQLICQEMDFLGITLDEEKNGIRSSNLREINQADARVKVLVIPTNEELEIVKQCYDLLLQ; translated from the coding sequence ATGAACATATTTGTTGTAAACTCTGGAAGTAGTTCTATCAAGTACCAGCTTTTTAAAATGCCTGATGAAAAACCTATTTGCAGTGGCTTGGTAGAAAGAATAGGGCTGGAGAATTCTATGATTACGCATAAGGTATTTGCCGGCGGCGAAGAAAAGAAAATTTCAGCCACACTTGATCTGCCTGATCATGAAGCAGGTTTGCATGAAGTAGCACGATTACTCGCAGATCCTGAAATAGGCGTAATTAAAGATCCTGCTGAGATCAATGCAGTTGGTCATCGTGTGGTTCATGGTGGCGAAAGTTTTGCCTCTACCACCGTCATCAATGCTGAAGTAAAGAAAGAAATACAACGCTTGTTCTCACTGGCACCGCTACATAACCCAGCTAATTATTTAGGTATAGAAGTAGCCGAGAAGATCTTCACCAATGCTACACAAGTGGCAGTGTTTGATACAGCGTTTCATCAAACCATGCCTGAGCATGCGTATCGTTATGCCATTCCTCAAAACTTTTACCACGAGATGCGCATACGTGCGTATGGCTTTCATGGCACCAGTCATAAGTACGTAACAGAGCAAGCACTGCAATATTTGCAAAACCCGCAAGCAAAGATCATTACGATCCATCTTGGCAATGGCTGTAGCATGGCCGCTGTGGATGCAGGCAAGTCGGTAGATACATCCATGGGCTTTGGGCCTCTTAGTGGTCTTATCATGGGAACAAGATCAGGTGATATAGATCCATCTGTTATCTTTCATATGGTCAATCAGCTAGGTTATGATATTGAGCAGGTAAATACGCTGCTGAACAAACGCAGCGGAATGTTGGGCCTTACAGGCTTTAGTGATATGCGCGACATTATAAAAGCTATGGACGAAGACAATCACAATGCAGCATTAGCCTACCAGATGTATGCTTACAGGATCAGGAAATATATTGGTTCGTATGCTGCTGTACTCAACGGCTTGGATGCAATTGTGTTCACAGCTGGTGTTGGAGAAAATGATGTAAAGATCAGGCAGCTGATCTGCCAGGAGATGGACTTCTTAGGTATTACTTTAGACGAAGAAAAAAATGGCATACGCTCTAGTAACCTGCGTGAAATAAACCAGGCAGATGCAAGAGTAAAAGTACTGGTAATACCTACCAATGAAGAGCTTGAGATAGTGAAGCAGTGTTATGATCTGCTACTGCAATAA